One region of Sulfuriroseicoccus oceanibius genomic DNA includes:
- a CDS encoding cytochrome ubiquinol oxidase subunit I, producing MDEFLLSRIQFAANITFHILFPTITISLGWILLFFKLRYRKTRDYKWMELYFFFTKVFALTFSLGVVTGVTMSFQFGTNWPGYMNTVGNIAGPLLAYEVLTAFFLEATFLGVMLYGFRRVPSWLHTLATFLVAAGTTLSAFWIITLDSWMQTPTGHVMIDGVAHAENWLRIIFNPSMPYRVTHTLIGSGLTAAFLVAGLLAYRALKGDTRPAVKAGIAASILIAAALGPLQGLVGDLHGVNTRDHQPAKLAAMEALWESGDGVHLLLFAVPDEENRTNKFEVGIPKLGSLIITRDPDGHVQGLNEFEGLHPRVGPVFWSFRIMLGVGMTMIAVALFGTFLLWRRKQFPRWFLKVLIAMTFSGWVGSVAGWYVTEIGRQPWLVQGILLTKDAVADIPPSHVALTLTAYLVTYTVLGAAYIGALFYLARKEMTTQRKETQP from the coding sequence ATGGACGAATTCCTCTTATCCCGCATTCAGTTCGCGGCAAACATTACGTTCCACATCCTCTTTCCGACGATCACCATCTCGTTGGGCTGGATCCTGCTTTTCTTCAAGCTCCGCTACCGCAAAACGCGCGACTACAAGTGGATGGAGCTCTACTTCTTCTTCACCAAGGTCTTCGCCCTCACCTTCAGCCTGGGCGTGGTCACCGGCGTCACCATGTCGTTCCAGTTCGGCACCAACTGGCCCGGCTACATGAACACAGTCGGTAATATCGCCGGACCACTGCTCGCCTATGAAGTGCTCACTGCCTTCTTCCTCGAGGCCACATTCCTCGGCGTCATGCTCTACGGCTTCCGCCGCGTCCCCAGCTGGCTTCACACGCTCGCCACATTCCTTGTCGCCGCGGGCACCACACTCTCCGCATTCTGGATCATCACACTCGACAGCTGGATGCAAACGCCCACCGGTCACGTCATGATCGACGGCGTGGCCCACGCGGAGAACTGGTTGCGCATCATCTTCAACCCATCGATGCCCTACCGCGTCACCCACACGCTCATCGGCTCAGGACTCACTGCCGCATTCCTCGTCGCCGGTCTGCTCGCCTATCGCGCGCTCAAGGGCGACACCCGGCCGGCCGTGAAAGCCGGCATCGCCGCCAGCATCCTCATCGCCGCTGCCCTCGGACCACTCCAAGGTCTCGTGGGCGACCTCCACGGAGTCAACACACGCGACCACCAACCCGCGAAGCTCGCCGCCATGGAAGCCCTGTGGGAAAGCGGCGACGGCGTGCACCTTTTGCTCTTTGCCGTGCCCGATGAGGAAAACCGCACCAACAAGTTCGAGGTCGGCATCCCGAAACTCGGCAGCCTGATCATCACCCGCGATCCCGATGGCCACGTCCAAGGCCTCAATGAGTTCGAAGGCCTTCACCCGCGCGTCGGCCCGGTCTTCTGGAGTTTCCGCATCATGCTGGGAGTTGGCATGACGATGATCGCCGTTGCGCTTTTCGGCACATTCCTCCTCTGGCGCCGCAAGCAGTTCCCGCGCTGGTTCCTGAAAGTCCTGATCGCCATGACGTTCTCGGGCTGGGTGGGATCGGTTGCCGGATGGTATGTCACGGAAATTGGCCGTCAACCGTGGCTGGTCCAAGGCATCCTGCTCACCAAAGACGCCGTGGCGGACATTCCACCGTCCCACGTCGCGCTCACGCTCACCGCATATCTCGTCACCTATACCGTGCTTGGTGCCGCCTACATCGGAGCGCTCTTCTACCTGGCCCGCAAGGAAATGACCACCCAACGCAAGGAGACCCAACCATGA
- the lepB gene encoding signal peptidase I, which translates to MLKTKTQKEAELTIKGLRKFIHYKRDLLKPEQIDQLEQLEADLKAARRERDDDKARELMKEVEQVSDKLTPPTERRSGFLYENVEMLFVVIAIMVGIRAYIAQPFKIPTNSMYPTLNGMIAKSVDDPAEVPNFATRTWERLWNGRNYVEIKAPFDSVMMVSDKTSLPLISLASLHFVNPVTKQEEKMTVNTSAGAILSDPGFGLAPRVFKVEGPNGKPAHAVQVREGEVIARGYSQAGDQLLVDKISYHFRKPKRGEVFVFTTKRIPELQSSDPKVDMQHYIKRLVAVPGDQFEVTDDNILEINGKPAEEEGIARVNGAEGEYKGYVKYSPHEGRPYPHYRGKVPNKAFVAMGDNSNNSLDSRAWGYVPEMNLVGPAFAVYFPFGNHFGGVK; encoded by the coding sequence ATGCTCAAGACCAAAACCCAGAAAGAAGCGGAGCTGACTATCAAAGGGTTGCGCAAGTTCATTCACTACAAGCGCGACCTGCTCAAGCCCGAGCAAATCGACCAGCTTGAGCAGTTGGAGGCCGATCTGAAGGCCGCCCGACGTGAGCGCGACGATGATAAGGCGCGGGAACTGATGAAGGAAGTCGAGCAGGTTTCTGACAAACTGACGCCACCCACGGAGAGGCGCAGTGGCTTCCTCTACGAGAACGTGGAGATGTTGTTTGTGGTGATCGCGATCATGGTCGGGATCCGTGCGTACATTGCCCAGCCATTCAAGATCCCTACCAATTCGATGTATCCCACGTTGAATGGGATGATCGCAAAGTCGGTGGACGACCCGGCAGAGGTGCCGAATTTTGCCACCCGTACGTGGGAGCGGTTGTGGAATGGGCGCAATTACGTCGAAATCAAGGCGCCGTTTGATTCGGTGATGATGGTGAGCGACAAGACATCGCTCCCATTGATCTCGCTGGCGAGCCTCCACTTCGTGAATCCTGTCACCAAGCAGGAGGAAAAAATGACCGTCAATACATCGGCGGGCGCCATTTTGAGTGATCCCGGATTTGGACTCGCGCCTCGAGTTTTCAAAGTTGAAGGGCCGAATGGTAAACCGGCGCATGCGGTGCAGGTGCGCGAAGGTGAAGTGATTGCCCGAGGTTACTCGCAGGCCGGGGACCAGCTGCTGGTCGATAAGATTTCCTATCACTTCCGCAAGCCAAAGCGTGGTGAGGTGTTTGTGTTCACAACCAAGCGCATTCCTGAATTGCAGTCGTCCGATCCGAAAGTGGACATGCAACATTACATCAAGCGCCTCGTCGCGGTGCCTGGCGACCAATTTGAAGTCACGGATGACAATATTCTGGAGATCAATGGCAAGCCTGCTGAAGAAGAGGGTATCGCACGGGTCAATGGTGCTGAGGGCGAGTACAAAGGTTACGTGAAATATTCACCGCACGAGGGGCGCCCGTACCCACACTATCGCGGCAAAGTGCCTAACAAAGCTTTCGTGGCAATGGGTGACAACTCGAACAACAGTCTCGACAGTCGCGCCTGGGGCTATGTGCCGGAGATGAACCTCGTCGGCCCGGCTTTTGCTGTTTATTTCCCATTCGGCAACCACTTCGGTGGGGTGAAATAG
- a CDS encoding YdeI/OmpD-associated family protein — MPVPDPAKVLSFASPYHLGRWLEVNHASESELWVKMFKKGAGVASVTWDEVVVESLCWGWIDGVKKSLDEMSYLQRITPRKAKSNWSKRNREHVERLIAEGRMKEPGLVHVRAAQADGRWENAYVASEMEVAEDFLAALENEPVARRFYETLTKSSRYAIAYGLTSAKRPETRQRRFAKFMSQLAAEQKPG; from the coding sequence ATGCCTGTTCCCGATCCTGCGAAAGTTCTGTCCTTTGCTTCCCCTTACCATCTCGGGCGGTGGCTTGAGGTGAACCACGCTAGTGAGAGTGAGTTGTGGGTGAAGATGTTCAAGAAGGGGGCTGGGGTTGCCAGCGTGACGTGGGATGAGGTGGTCGTCGAGTCGTTGTGCTGGGGGTGGATCGACGGGGTGAAGAAGTCGCTGGATGAGATGTCGTATCTCCAGCGGATCACGCCGAGGAAAGCCAAGAGCAACTGGTCGAAGCGGAACCGTGAGCACGTTGAGCGGTTAATTGCTGAGGGGCGGATGAAGGAGCCTGGTCTGGTGCATGTGCGTGCGGCCCAAGCGGATGGCCGGTGGGAGAATGCCTATGTGGCGAGCGAAATGGAAGTGGCGGAGGATTTCCTCGCAGCGCTGGAGAATGAGCCGGTGGCGAGGCGTTTCTATGAGACGCTGACGAAATCCAGTCGGTATGCGATTGCCTACGGATTGACGAGCGCCAAGCGTCCGGAGACCCGGCAAAGGAGGTTTGCGAAGTTTATGAGCCAATTGGCGGCTGAGCAAAAGCCGGGCTAA
- the lepA gene encoding translation elongation factor 4: MGTELTRNFSIIAHIDHGKTTLSDRLLELTQTISEREKQDQLLDSMDLERERGITIKSHPVTMAFPSKDGKTYRMNLLDTPGHVDFSYEVSRSLAACEGALLLIDAAQGVEAQTVANVQLALNQNLTVLPVINKIDLPSADVDKCKQQLEDILAIPAEEALLTSGKTGIGIEDLLEAVVERVPPPKEWDDDILRASVFDSVFDTYRGVISYVRVMSGSIARGQRIKMLATNKTYEVKEVGVFTPKMLKQDALNEGDVGYIIANVKSTSDVKIGDTITDSIKPASEPLPGFKEIQPMVFAGIYPVTTDDFEQLKLAMGKLQINDAALSYQAESSAALGFGFRCGFLGLLHMEIVLERLRREFDMDVISTHPGVIYEVDLTNKTSITIDNPTQMPEPQEIEEIREPVVKVFILIPNDNIGDVMQLVMEKRGEVVNTETLDDTRVMLTAVLPLNEILIDFNDRLKSMTRGYGSMDYEHDGYRAANLVKMDMNISGEPVDAFSTIVHREKAESYGRQLAKKLREVIPRQLFVVAIQASVGGKIVARESISAMRKNVTAKCYGGDISRKRKLLEKQKEGKKKMKSIGRVNIPQEAFIQVLKSTD; encoded by the coding sequence ATGGGCACAGAGCTGACACGTAACTTTTCGATCATTGCACACATCGACCACGGGAAGACGACCCTTTCCGACCGCTTGCTCGAGTTGACCCAAACGATTTCCGAGCGCGAGAAGCAGGATCAGTTGCTCGACTCGATGGACTTGGAGCGTGAACGAGGTATCACCATCAAGTCCCACCCTGTGACCATGGCGTTCCCATCCAAGGACGGGAAAACCTACCGCATGAACCTGCTCGATACTCCGGGCCACGTGGACTTCTCTTATGAGGTGTCGCGAAGCCTTGCGGCATGTGAAGGTGCGCTGTTGTTGATCGACGCCGCTCAGGGCGTGGAAGCCCAGACCGTGGCCAACGTGCAGTTGGCGTTGAATCAAAACCTGACCGTGCTGCCGGTGATCAATAAGATCGACCTGCCGAGCGCCGATGTGGACAAGTGCAAGCAGCAGCTTGAGGACATTCTTGCCATCCCTGCCGAAGAAGCGCTGCTCACCTCTGGTAAGACGGGGATTGGTATCGAAGATTTGCTGGAAGCGGTGGTCGAGCGCGTGCCGCCACCGAAGGAGTGGGACGACGATATCCTGCGTGCTTCCGTGTTTGACTCTGTGTTCGACACCTACCGTGGCGTGATTTCCTACGTCCGTGTGATGTCTGGTAGCATTGCCCGTGGCCAGCGCATCAAGATGCTTGCCACCAACAAGACATACGAAGTCAAAGAGGTGGGTGTTTTCACTCCGAAGATGCTCAAGCAGGATGCTCTCAACGAAGGCGACGTGGGCTACATCATCGCCAACGTGAAGTCGACCTCCGACGTGAAGATCGGCGACACCATCACCGATTCGATTAAGCCGGCTTCCGAGCCGCTGCCAGGCTTCAAGGAAATCCAGCCGATGGTTTTTGCTGGTATTTACCCGGTGACCACCGACGACTTCGAGCAACTCAAGCTCGCCATGGGTAAGTTGCAGATCAACGATGCGGCGCTCTCGTATCAGGCGGAAAGCTCGGCCGCCCTCGGCTTCGGCTTCCGCTGTGGCTTCCTCGGACTGCTCCACATGGAAATCGTGCTTGAGCGTCTGCGCCGCGAGTTCGACATGGACGTGATCTCGACCCACCCGGGCGTGATCTACGAGGTGGATCTCACCAACAAGACCAGCATCACCATCGACAACCCGACCCAGATGCCGGAGCCGCAGGAAATTGAAGAGATCCGTGAGCCGGTGGTGAAGGTCTTCATTCTTATCCCGAACGATAATATCGGCGATGTGATGCAGCTGGTGATGGAGAAGCGTGGCGAGGTGGTGAATACCGAAACTCTCGACGACACGCGAGTGATGCTCACCGCGGTGCTGCCGCTCAACGAAATCCTTATCGACTTCAACGATCGTCTCAAGAGCATGACGCGTGGATATGGCTCGATGGACTACGAGCACGACGGTTACCGCGCCGCCAACCTCGTCAAGATGGACATGAACATCTCCGGCGAGCCGGTGGATGCGTTCAGCACCATCGTGCACCGCGAAAAAGCCGAGAGCTACGGACGTCAGCTCGCCAAAAAGTTGCGCGAGGTGATTCCGCGTCAGTTGTTCGTCGTGGCGATCCAGGCATCGGTTGGTGGCAAGATCGTGGCGCGTGAATCGATCAGCGCGATGCGTAAGAACGTGACCGCCAAATGTTACGGTGGTGACATCAGCCGTAAGCGCAAGCTGCTTGAGAAGCAGAAAGAGGGTAAGAAGAAGATGAAATCCATCGGACGGGTGAACATTCCGCAGGAAGCGTTCATTCAAGTGTTGAAGTCGACCGACTAA
- a CDS encoding cytochrome d ubiquinol oxidase subunit II produces the protein MNLEIFQNGDWLPYAFAFLIGVSMLLYAVLDGYDLGVGMLSRSVKPEERDRMIASIGPFWDANETWLVLGVGLLLVAFPTAHGVVLGHLYLPVGLMMIALIFRGVSFDFRKKVPIEQQGRWNLGFFLGSLTVALTQGYMVGRFVIGFQEGISAQLFACFFGLLVVVGYVLMGACWLILKTEGDLQKKAIRWARRAIWAMVLCALLSSLTAPFVATRVYDRMFSFPEVTLLIAMPLLSIVITLVMHAILGVLPLEKDRLAWLPLVLSINIFVLGGIGLVYSFYPYIIPGHLLIVDAAAAPESLMIMLVGTLIVVPFLVGYTALAYWIFRGKASDLRYD, from the coding sequence ATGAACCTGGAAATCTTTCAAAACGGCGACTGGCTCCCATACGCCTTCGCTTTCCTCATTGGTGTCTCCATGCTCCTTTACGCGGTGCTCGACGGCTATGACCTCGGCGTCGGCATGCTCTCGCGCTCGGTGAAACCGGAAGAACGCGACCGCATGATCGCATCCATCGGGCCATTCTGGGACGCCAACGAGACCTGGCTCGTGCTCGGAGTTGGTCTGCTCCTCGTTGCCTTCCCCACCGCCCACGGCGTCGTACTCGGCCACCTCTACCTCCCGGTCGGACTCATGATGATCGCTCTGATCTTCCGCGGCGTCTCGTTCGACTTCCGCAAGAAAGTCCCGATCGAACAACAAGGACGCTGGAACCTCGGATTCTTCCTTGGCTCGCTGACCGTCGCACTCACTCAGGGCTACATGGTCGGACGCTTCGTCATTGGCTTCCAGGAAGGCATCAGCGCCCAACTCTTCGCCTGCTTTTTCGGCCTGCTTGTCGTGGTCGGCTACGTTTTGATGGGCGCCTGCTGGCTGATCTTGAAAACCGAAGGTGACCTGCAAAAGAAAGCCATCCGCTGGGCCCGACGCGCGATCTGGGCGATGGTGCTTTGCGCGCTACTCAGCAGCCTCACGGCACCGTTCGTTGCCACGCGCGTCTATGACCGCATGTTCTCGTTCCCCGAGGTCACATTGCTCATCGCGATGCCCCTGCTCTCGATCGTGATCACCCTGGTCATGCACGCCATCCTTGGGGTACTCCCACTGGAGAAAGACCGCCTCGCATGGCTCCCGCTGGTGCTCTCGATCAACATCTTCGTCCTCGGAGGAATCGGACTCGTCTACAGCTTCTACCCATACATCATTCCGGGCCACCTCCTCATCGTCGATGCCGCAGCCGCCCCCGAGTCGCTCATGATCATGCTCGTCGGCACGCTCATCGTGGTTCCGTTCCTCGTTGGCTACACCGCGCTCGCCTATTGGATCTTCCGCGGCAAAGCCTCCGACCTGCGCTACGACTGA
- the mpl gene encoding UDP-N-acetylmuramate:L-alanyl-gamma-D-glutamyl-meso-diaminopimelate ligase, which produces MLESAGHEPVTTPPSFHFIGICGTAMGAVAAAMKRRGYRVTGSDQKVYPPMSTFLESEGVELIAGFSPENIPADTDYVVVGNAMSRGNPEVESVLERKLRYLSLPETLKEFFLRGKRNFVVTGTHGKTTTTSMVTWLFENAGRDPSYMIGGIPRNLSTGARFNGGDFVVLEGDEYDTAFFDKRSKFHHYLPEAVAINNIEFDHADIYNSLDEIKLSFRRLLNLVPRNGIAVINGDDANCLDVASGAPAPVETVGFAESCDHRIVDVDYRSGSSAFTLDGERYEVPMDGEFNVRNAAVAVVLARFGGLSPDEVHAGLASFRGIARRQEVRGVVNGVTVIDDFAHHPTAVALAIKSMRQRYPDGRIWAVFEPRSNSTRRKVFQQPLCAALQGADQVVVSEIEDATKIPVNDRLDAAQLVDDIAAAGTDAALLPDVDSIVAYIAEDSQPNDVVLVLSNGGFGGIHQKLLDALA; this is translated from the coding sequence ATGCTCGAATCCGCCGGTCACGAACCTGTCACTACTCCGCCAAGTTTCCATTTCATCGGGATCTGTGGCACCGCAATGGGCGCGGTGGCCGCTGCGATGAAGAGGCGGGGGTACCGGGTGACTGGATCCGATCAGAAAGTGTACCCGCCGATGTCGACTTTCCTGGAGTCCGAGGGGGTCGAATTGATTGCAGGTTTCAGTCCGGAGAACATTCCGGCCGACACGGATTACGTGGTAGTCGGTAATGCGATGAGCCGTGGGAATCCGGAGGTGGAAAGCGTGCTCGAGCGCAAGCTGCGCTACCTTTCGCTGCCTGAGACACTCAAAGAGTTCTTCCTGCGAGGAAAGCGCAACTTTGTGGTGACCGGCACCCATGGCAAGACGACCACAACATCGATGGTGACGTGGTTGTTTGAGAACGCGGGACGTGATCCGTCGTACATGATTGGCGGGATTCCGCGCAATTTGTCGACAGGTGCTCGTTTCAACGGCGGCGATTTCGTGGTGCTTGAGGGCGATGAATACGACACTGCGTTCTTCGACAAGCGCTCCAAGTTCCATCACTACCTGCCTGAGGCGGTGGCGATTAATAACATCGAGTTCGATCACGCGGATATTTACAACTCGCTCGACGAGATCAAGCTGAGCTTTCGGCGTTTGCTCAACTTGGTGCCGCGCAATGGAATCGCTGTGATCAATGGCGACGATGCGAACTGTCTCGACGTGGCCAGTGGCGCGCCGGCTCCGGTGGAAACCGTGGGCTTTGCCGAATCTTGTGACCATCGGATTGTCGATGTCGATTATCGCTCGGGTAGCAGTGCGTTCACGCTGGACGGCGAGCGCTACGAGGTGCCGATGGATGGTGAGTTCAATGTGCGCAATGCGGCGGTGGCGGTGGTATTGGCGCGGTTTGGTGGGTTGTCGCCTGACGAGGTGCATGCGGGCTTGGCGTCGTTCCGTGGGATTGCGCGTCGCCAGGAGGTGCGTGGCGTGGTCAACGGGGTGACGGTGATTGATGATTTTGCGCACCACCCGACCGCGGTGGCGTTGGCGATCAAGAGCATGCGCCAGCGGTATCCGGACGGCCGGATTTGGGCAGTGTTCGAGCCGCGTTCCAATTCCACTCGCCGTAAGGTTTTCCAGCAACCGTTATGTGCCGCGTTGCAAGGGGCGGATCAGGTGGTGGTGTCGGAGATTGAGGATGCGACGAAGATCCCGGTGAACGATCGCTTGGATGCGGCCCAGTTGGTGGATGATATCGCGGCAGCGGGGACCGATGCTGCGTTGTTGCCAGACGTGGATTCGATCGTGGCGTATATTGCCGAGGATTCGCAACCGAACGATGTGGTGTTGGTGTTGAGCAACGGCGGGTTTGGTGGAATTCACCAGAAGTTGCTGGATGCGCTGGCCTAG
- a CDS encoding S1C family serine protease, whose amino-acid sequence MSKTHWTSVRALGAGVVAMGLAVVCLTSARAREPQAMDEIQVSAEAPIRTGPLGGYSAIVEKVSPSVVSIATSRMARQYQRDLRTGRINMIETPVPQGLGSGVLVNRSGIVVTNNHVIEGATVVNVQIQGRKEPVHARVLGVDPSTDLAVLKVEGDDLPAAVFADSDTVKPGDLVLAIGSPFGLEQSVTSGIVSATGRSDLGIVARGQGYEDFIQTDASINPGNSGGALIDNRGRVIGINTAILSRSGGNVGIGLAIPTDMVLDVVEQIVKFGEIRRGYLGVVMNELDLEAARRVGLDDAGVVVRQVVMDSPAFVAGIRAGDVILSINEEPVDEVNRLRLEIAKVRPGDVMKFSIWRAGEIGDVDVKAGQRPVMGQQRLRWR is encoded by the coding sequence ATGAGCAAGACGCATTGGACGAGCGTGCGCGCGTTGGGCGCGGGAGTGGTGGCAATGGGACTGGCGGTGGTTTGTCTGACCAGCGCCCGTGCCCGCGAGCCTCAAGCGATGGATGAGATTCAGGTGTCGGCCGAGGCGCCGATCCGGACTGGGCCGCTGGGGGGGTATTCAGCGATTGTGGAGAAGGTGTCGCCCTCGGTGGTGAGTATCGCTACCTCCCGGATGGCGCGGCAGTACCAGCGCGACTTACGCACCGGGCGTATTAATATGATCGAAACGCCTGTGCCGCAGGGGCTTGGCTCAGGTGTGCTGGTGAACCGATCCGGGATTGTGGTGACCAACAACCATGTGATCGAGGGGGCGACGGTAGTGAATGTGCAGATCCAGGGGCGGAAGGAGCCGGTGCATGCGCGCGTGTTGGGTGTGGATCCATCGACGGACCTGGCGGTGCTGAAGGTGGAGGGCGATGATTTGCCTGCTGCGGTGTTTGCCGACAGCGACACTGTAAAGCCCGGGGATTTGGTTTTGGCGATCGGTTCGCCGTTCGGGCTCGAGCAGAGTGTGACTTCGGGGATTGTGAGTGCGACGGGGCGATCCGACTTGGGGATTGTGGCGCGTGGTCAGGGGTACGAGGACTTCATTCAGACCGACGCGTCGATCAATCCCGGGAATTCTGGCGGCGCGTTGATCGACAACCGCGGTCGGGTGATTGGGATCAACACCGCTATTCTGTCGCGCAGTGGCGGGAATGTCGGGATTGGCTTGGCGATCCCAACTGACATGGTGCTCGATGTGGTTGAGCAGATTGTGAAGTTTGGCGAGATCCGCCGCGGGTACCTGGGCGTGGTGATGAACGAGCTCGATTTGGAGGCCGCGAGGCGGGTCGGTTTGGACGACGCTGGGGTGGTGGTGCGTCAGGTGGTGATGGATTCGCCGGCATTTGTGGCAGGGATCCGCGCGGGGGACGTGATTTTGTCCATCAACGAAGAGCCGGTGGATGAAGTGAACCGATTGCGCTTGGAGATTGCCAAAGTGCGACCGGGCGATGTGATGAAGTTTTCCATCTGGCGTGCAGGTGAGATTGGCGACGTCGACGTGAAGGCAGGGCAGCGTCCGGTGATGGGGCAACAGCGACTGCGTTGGAGGTAG
- a CDS encoding dienelactone hydrolase family protein → MKFAALTLTTLALGTSILSADTWTRASDGRTITADLLAFNAETNRVTLKLSSGKESTFDASILSPDDQQRLAQFAEEEAKRIEASKHGRMESLTPENGGGHKIHIYRPPGYIDNSADSKTRPVVFVYHYRGKSQDIVEHMKLTADELGWVVVGVDAYTNTKSLEDRYDERLAQTKAAFACAQQAVNFDPNKIVFTGMSGGSWWSFQSTAEIAPEAAGVISHGGWMGNMYDQSYPRKMAVAIINGDKDKNAISYETKDTNFLEKKTRAKVRAWHFPGGHVMPTPELTLEAARWIHETKGF, encoded by the coding sequence ATGAAATTCGCAGCACTGACACTCACAACCCTCGCACTAGGCACCAGTATTCTCTCCGCCGACACCTGGACCCGCGCCAGCGATGGGCGCACCATCACAGCCGACCTACTCGCCTTCAACGCTGAGACAAACCGCGTCACTTTGAAACTCTCATCCGGCAAGGAAAGCACGTTCGACGCCAGCATTCTCTCACCTGACGACCAACAACGCCTCGCTCAGTTCGCCGAAGAAGAAGCCAAGCGCATAGAAGCCTCAAAGCACGGTCGGATGGAATCCCTCACTCCTGAAAATGGAGGCGGCCATAAAATTCACATCTACCGCCCACCCGGCTACATCGACAACTCAGCCGACAGCAAGACCAGACCTGTCGTGTTTGTCTACCACTATCGGGGCAAATCCCAGGACATTGTCGAACACATGAAACTCACCGCCGACGAACTCGGCTGGGTCGTGGTCGGAGTCGACGCCTACACCAACACAAAATCCCTGGAAGATCGTTACGACGAACGCCTCGCACAAACCAAGGCCGCATTCGCCTGCGCCCAGCAAGCCGTCAACTTCGACCCAAACAAGATCGTATTCACCGGCATGTCCGGTGGGTCATGGTGGTCCTTCCAGTCCACCGCCGAAATCGCACCGGAAGCCGCTGGTGTGATCTCCCATGGCGGCTGGATGGGCAATATGTACGACCAATCCTACCCGCGCAAAATGGCGGTCGCTATCATCAATGGCGACAAGGACAAGAACGCCATCTCCTACGAAACCAAGGATACCAACTTCCTGGAGAAGAAAACGCGCGCGAAAGTTCGCGCATGGCACTTCCCCGGCGGGCACGTCATGCCCACACCCGAACTCACCCTCGAGGCCGCCCGATGGATTCATGAAACCAAAGGGTTCTAG
- a CDS encoding PEP-CTERM sorting domain-containing protein — MKSKRLITSIVTAGALASAAQAATISYRIDTTVDLSGQGLSATEAVRVVYSFDDGLLDQSGLSSLGQYEPIKVELTAGGETVSFFDGDGRTYNRLNLQVRNDFTDESGTRDGYSLYADPQTPTPFLSDLSGGLGGDKNLLNSISFTMQSVSDLSATDSTALSTDPIAFLQSADFVSLRLSFGTGGGGVSNGPVTIASVPEPMSMSLLALAGSVLLRRRRR, encoded by the coding sequence ATGAAATCCAAGCGTCTCATCACCAGTATCGTTACCGCAGGCGCACTTGCTAGTGCAGCACAGGCAGCAACGATTAGTTACCGAATCGACACAACGGTTGATCTTAGCGGCCAGGGCTTGAGTGCGACTGAGGCAGTCAGGGTGGTTTATTCCTTTGATGACGGATTGTTGGATCAGAGCGGGCTGTCGTCGCTAGGTCAGTATGAACCGATCAAAGTTGAGCTTACGGCCGGAGGTGAGACGGTTTCGTTTTTTGACGGTGATGGCCGCACCTATAACCGACTTAACCTTCAGGTGAGGAACGATTTCACAGACGAGAGTGGAACTAGGGATGGTTATTCCTTGTACGCTGACCCACAGACACCAACGCCATTTCTCTCCGATTTGTCGGGCGGATTGGGCGGGGACAAGAATCTGCTCAATAGTATCAGCTTCACCATGCAGTCGGTATCCGACCTTTCGGCAACTGATAGCACGGCTCTCTCTACGGATCCCATCGCATTTCTGCAGTCCGCTGACTTTGTCTCGCTCAGACTGTCGTTCGGTACCGGCGGCGGCGGGGTGTCTAACGGTCCTGTCACTATCGCAAGTGTTCCTGAGCCTATGTCGATGAGCTTGTTAGCTCTGGCTGGAAGTGTGTTGCTTCGTCGCAGGCGCAGGTAG